The Virgibacillus sp. SK37 region TTGGATATGCTTATAAACTATATGCATGTCCAAAGCTTGATATGCTTGGTATATAGAACAACCTGGCTTTACCTACAGCACCAGAGCATGATGATAAATGGCATTTTTTATTCATCTAAGATATTTTTTTCTTTAAAATGATTTATAAAATAGATAAACTCCTAAACAATAATTGAAGAAATTAAGAAGAGGCTGGGACATAATTAAATAATCCCATTCCAAGACAAACGTCCTAAAGTATGGGAGCCCCGCTCCGGAAAAACGCTTCGCTTTCCGTGGGCGCTGCTAAGCCTCCTCGTGCTATGCACTCCGGAGTCTTATCTAGGCTTTGTCTCCCACAGGAGTCTGCGCGTTTTTCCTCCGCTAATTACAAAAAGAAATCCGACCCATAATTCATTAGTAGAACGAATTGGTCCGGATTTTCAATGTATAAAAATTCTCTTGTCCCATCCTCACTTCATCTTCATTTTACAGTTCAATATATTGACTCGCCGCTTTTTTTAACCGATTCATAATTGCTTGCCCGATTCCCTGTTCTGAGAAAGCTTCACATACAATTACATCTACATCTCCCTGTTTGAATGCACGTAAGGCGTCATATAAATTTGATGCTATTTCTTCCGCATCAAATCCAAGAGAGATAATTTTATCAGCTTTAACCAAATGAGAGGTATGCTCGCTTGCCATGAAGCCTACTTTTTTCCCCTCTGCTCTTACCTCGTTGATAAATTTGTCTATATCTCCTGGCTTCCCTTTCACGAGCCATAAATCTATATCTGGGGAATAGTGCCGGTATTTCATGCCTGGAGCTTTCGGTTTTTCATCTTTATTTGCAAGAGCTGGGTCGACCATTACAGTACCTACGGCTGCTTCTAATTGTTCACGGGTAATTCCCCCAGGTCGTAAAACTACTGGAATATCCTGCGTACAATCAATGACTGTTGATTCAACACCTACGCCAGTAGCACCGCCATCAACAATTCCGGCTATTCTTCCGTATAAGTCCCCCCATACATGGTCTGCAGAGGTAGGGCTAGGTTTTCCCGACAAATTAGCGCTTGGTGCTGCTATTGGTATATTACAAGCTTTTAGCAACTGTTGCGCTACTGGATGACTAGGCATACGCACACCAATTGTGGATAACCCAGCAGTTACATTCTCAGCGCATACTCCATTGCTCGGTAAAACAAAGGTAATCGGCCCAGGAGCAAATAAATCTATTAATTTATCCACATAATCAGGTACCATGGTAACCAGCTTCTGTAGCTGCTCCTTTGTAGCAACATGAGCTATCAGCGGATTATCCTGTGGTCTGCCTTTTGCTTCAAATATCTTCGCTACCGCTTTCTCACTCGTTGCATCAGCTCCCAATCCGTAAACCGTTTCTGTAGGGAAAGCTACCGTATCTCCTGCCAGAAGTATAGATACAGCTTCTTCCATATCTTTTGTATGGTCTTTTTCTATATTCATTACATTCCAACGCTTTGTTTCCATCCTTGCTACCTCTTTTCTATGCTGATTACATTTTAAAAGATCCAAAAGGATTTAGCAAAGGTATATGGTTTATAGAGTACAGAAAAACGAATAAAACAGCCTGCAAATATTATCCACAGGCTGTTTCCTATTAGAAAAAGGTTTATTTACTCCAAAAATAATTTTATACACATTTCTACACGTTTATACACATATTTACCACAGGTTATACACAGGAGCTTGTGGATATTGTGCATAACCTGTTAGGACACATGATATGCCCACCAATTACCCTGTTCATTTTTATATTTATCCACAAATACTTGCTCTCTTTGTGGATTAAATTGTAGCGCTTCCAATAATATATCAACAACTGGCTGATGACTGTGTACAAACACCCTTTTAGCCTTTTGATGCTTAGCCATAGTTAAAATAGTTTCTAGTAAGACTGGTAGTTTAGCTGCTTTATTTTGAGTAATAAATAGCTGCTTCAACCAATAAATACCCTCTTCCATCTCTTCCAAAACAAAACAAGCTTCAATTTTCTCATCTATTTCCACAACATAGCCTTGGTACATTAAACTTTCCTTTTTGACATTCGGTGTACTTTTTAAAAATCGCTCTACCTTTGCCTCTTCAGCCTCATATGCACGGATTACTTTCATTTAATCACCCCTAATTGATATTTATTATAAGATTTTAGGCCCTTTGCAGCTCCTCGACAGCGGTAATGAAAATTTTATTCTGTTAATCTAGCTTTTTTCTATTAATTTATTCTATGCATTCTTCTGTAATTTATGATCATCCAAACCACTCAAATAAAAAAAATTTAACTTCTGCATCTTCCTCTTCTTCCTCTACTATTTCCGTTTCTT contains the following coding sequences:
- a CDS encoding L-threonylcarbamoyladenylate synthase, giving the protein METKRWNVMNIEKDHTKDMEEAVSILLAGDTVAFPTETVYGLGADATSEKAVAKIFEAKGRPQDNPLIAHVATKEQLQKLVTMVPDYVDKLIDLFAPGPITFVLPSNGVCAENVTAGLSTIGVRMPSHPVAQQLLKACNIPIAAPSANLSGKPSPTSADHVWGDLYGRIAGIVDGGATGVGVESTVIDCTQDIPVVLRPGGITREQLEAAVGTVMVDPALANKDEKPKAPGMKYRHYSPDIDLWLVKGKPGDIDKFINEVRAEGKKVGFMASEHTSHLVKADKIISLGFDAEEIASNLYDALRAFKQGDVDVIVCEAFSEQGIGQAIMNRLKKAASQYIEL